A single window of Desulfomicrobium macestii DNA harbors:
- a CDS encoding DUF2846 domain-containing protein: MNVFSGFRTLILYALIFLVAGCVTTTPFTKTETVQGKSLLYIFRPDSLLSRGSQVRVDINDQTKGVLINKSYIAVQADPGKNTITLRVNDFIGNTLDSMVLETKAAKAYFIKAEPGVFGAFTLVELDEETGMREVSLTESYQTN; the protein is encoded by the coding sequence ATGAACGTATTCTCCGGATTTCGAACTCTCATCCTGTACGCGCTTATTTTTCTGGTCGCCGGTTGCGTCACCACGACTCCCTTCACAAAAACCGAGACGGTGCAAGGCAAGTCCCTTCTTTACATTTTCAGGCCCGACAGTCTTCTGAGCCGTGGAAGCCAGGTCCGGGTAGATATAAACGACCAGACCAAGGGCGTTTTGATCAACAAGAGCTACATCGCCGTGCAGGCAGACCCCGGAAAAAATACCATTACACTGCGGGTCAACGACTTCATCGGCAACACTTTAGACTCCATGGTCCTGGAGACAAAGGCCGCAAAAGCGTACTTCATTAAAGCCGAACCCGGAGTGTTTGGCGCCTTTACTCTCGTGGAGCTGGACGAAGAGACCGGCATGCGGGAAGTTTCCTTGACCGAGTCCTATCAAACCAACTGA
- a CDS encoding bifunctional sulfate adenylyltransferase/adenylylsulfate kinase, which yields MYSESLLVHFQRAEALRSEAVALPSVNLKTRQLCDLELLLNRAFFPLKGFMDRADYESVLSDMRLASGELWPLPVCLDVSSETGQMLEAGSKLALRDQEGFLLAILQVSDVWIPDLEREAAAVFGTADPAAHPSVRFLLSNTGRYYVGGSLEGLSLPLHFDFQDLRLSPSEMHRRFSQNGWRKVIGFQSEQHLHCAHKEMISRAAREAGASILLHPAVGVQYHGDLDQYTLIRSYQAFVRQFPRTMISLGLVPLYQRKAGPREALLQAMVRRNYGCTHFVVAGDQADPFAETGDTFYPKGAAQELVRAHEGETGIAMIPMREMVYVEEKAQYLPEDEVEEGMNVRAITSQELRHRLEHGIEIPDWFSFPDVVEELRRAHPPRSKQGFTIFLTGLSGAGKSTVAKVLLARFLEMRDRPVTLLDGDIVRRNLSSELTFSKEHRELNVRRIGFVASEITKNGGIAICAPIAPYPEAREHNRNLISQSGGFVEVFMNTPLEVCEQRDRKGLYAKARAGLVKGVTGIDDPYIPPANPEVTIDTTEMTPVEAAQVILLFLEEQGYIR from the coding sequence ATGTACAGTGAATCGCTTCTCGTCCATTTCCAGCGTGCCGAGGCCCTGCGCTCCGAGGCGGTGGCCCTTCCTTCGGTCAACCTGAAGACCCGCCAGCTCTGCGACCTCGAACTGCTCTTGAACCGCGCGTTCTTTCCCCTGAAGGGTTTCATGGACCGGGCTGACTACGAGAGCGTCCTGTCGGACATGCGCCTTGCCTCGGGAGAGCTTTGGCCCTTGCCGGTCTGCCTGGATGTTTCCTCTGAGACTGGGCAGATGCTTGAGGCAGGGAGCAAGCTGGCGCTCAGGGATCAGGAAGGTTTTCTGCTGGCAATCCTTCAGGTGTCCGACGTATGGATCCCGGACCTTGAACGGGAGGCGGCGGCAGTCTTCGGGACTGCCGACCCGGCGGCGCACCCTTCCGTGCGCTTTCTCCTGTCCAACACCGGCCGGTATTATGTCGGCGGAAGCCTGGAAGGGCTTTCACTGCCCCTGCACTTTGATTTCCAGGATCTCCGGTTGTCCCCGTCGGAAATGCACCGCCGGTTTTCGCAGAATGGCTGGCGCAAGGTTATCGGCTTTCAGAGCGAGCAGCATCTGCACTGCGCGCACAAGGAGATGATTTCCCGGGCCGCGCGCGAGGCCGGTGCGTCTATCCTGCTGCACCCTGCCGTGGGCGTGCAGTACCACGGCGATCTGGACCAGTACACGTTGATCCGGTCCTACCAGGCCTTTGTCCGCCAGTTCCCCCGCACCATGATCAGTCTCGGGCTCGTGCCTCTGTACCAGCGCAAGGCCGGACCGCGCGAGGCCCTGCTGCAGGCCATGGTCCGTCGCAATTACGGCTGCACCCATTTCGTGGTGGCAGGGGATCAGGCGGATCCCTTTGCCGAAACCGGTGACACCTTCTATCCCAAAGGCGCGGCCCAGGAACTGGTCCGCGCTCACGAGGGCGAGACGGGCATCGCCATGATTCCCATGCGGGAGATGGTCTATGTCGAGGAGAAGGCCCAATATCTGCCGGAAGACGAGGTGGAGGAGGGCATGAACGTGCGCGCCATCACCTCGCAGGAGCTGCGTCACCGGCTGGAGCACGGCATCGAAATCCCCGACTGGTTCTCCTTTCCCGACGTGGTGGAGGAGTTGCGGCGGGCGCACCCTCCGCGCAGCAAGCAGGGCTTCACCATCTTTCTGACCGGGCTGTCGGGGGCGGGCAAGTCCACGGTGGCCAAGGTCCTGCTGGCGCGCTTCCTGGAAATGCGCGACCGGCCTGTGACCCTGCTCGACGGCGACATCGTGCGTCGCAATCTTTCGTCCGAGCTGACCTTTTCCAAGGAGCATCGCGAACTCAATGTCCGCCGCATCGGATTCGTGGCCAGCGAGATCACCAAGAACGGCGGCATCGCCATCTGCGCCCCCATCGCACCCTATCCCGAGGCGCGGGAGCATAACCGCAATCTCATCAGTCAGTCAGGGGGATTCGTCGAAGTCTTCATGAACACGCCGTTGGAGGTCTGCGAGCAGCGCGACAGGAAAGGGCTGTACGCCAAGGCCAGGGCCGGGCTCGTCAAGGGCGTCACGGGCATCGACGACCCCTACATTCCCCCGGCGAACCCGGAGGTGACCATCGACACCACCGAAATGACGCCCGTCGAAGCGGCGCAGGTCATCCTGCTCTTTCTGGAGGAGCAGGGCTATATCCGGTAG
- the cysQ gene encoding 3'(2'),5'-bisphosphate nucleotidase CysQ — translation MRHNDLLTAIHAAMAGGKAILDIYGSADFGIETKADNSPLTLADRAAHACIQERLQDTEHPILSEEGRGIPHDERRHWTTFWLVDPLDGTKEFIKRNGEFTVNIALIENGCPVLGVVYAPVLDTLYFAAKGAGAYKLGMASTYAGRPLGEMVAASCSLPCAQPEGGVYTIVGSRSHQTPEFAAFVSEREKEHEGVSVRSIGSSLKICLVAEGSADVYPRLGPTMEWDTAAGHAVAACAGCAVVRVDTGEPLAYNKPELLNPFFIVERR, via the coding sequence ATGCGCCACAACGACCTGCTGACCGCCATCCATGCCGCAATGGCCGGAGGAAAAGCCATCCTCGACATCTACGGCTCCGCGGATTTCGGCATCGAAACCAAGGCCGACAACTCCCCCCTCACCCTGGCCGACAGGGCCGCGCACGCCTGCATCCAGGAGCGTCTCCAGGACACCGAGCACCCTATCCTGAGCGAGGAGGGGAGGGGGATCCCGCACGATGAGCGCCGGCACTGGACGACCTTCTGGCTCGTCGACCCGCTGGACGGCACCAAGGAGTTCATCAAGCGCAACGGGGAATTCACCGTCAACATCGCGTTGATCGAAAACGGGTGCCCAGTGCTCGGCGTGGTCTACGCACCGGTTCTCGATACGCTCTATTTCGCTGCAAAGGGAGCGGGGGCCTACAAGCTGGGCATGGCCTCGACGTATGCCGGGCGACCTCTGGGTGAAATGGTTGCCGCCTCGTGCTCCCTGCCCTGTGCGCAGCCGGAAGGCGGAGTCTACACCATCGTCGGTTCCCGCTCCCACCAGACACCGGAGTTCGCCGCTTTCGTGTCTGAGAGAGAAAAGGAGCATGAAGGTGTGAGTGTCCGCTCCATCGGCAGCTCCCTGAAGATCTGCCTCGTGGCCGAAGGTTCGGCGGACGTGTACCCCCGCCTCGGTCCGACCATGGAATGGGACACGGCAGCGGGGCATGCCGTGGCGGCCTGCGCGGGGTGCGCCGTGGTCCGGGTCGACACTGGGGAACCGCTGGCCTACAACAAGCCGGAGTTGCTCAACCCGTTCTTTATTGTCGAACGACGCTAA